A stretch of Anaerolineae bacterium DNA encodes these proteins:
- a CDS encoding 6-phosphofructokinase: MNVGVLTGGGDVPGLNPAIRGVARRCLQHGYQVTGILDGWRGLIEADVVPLDQNRISGILHVGGTILGSSRTNPFKKEADLKAALENVPKLGLDAIVAIGGDDTLGVALKLYREHNVPCVGIPKTMDNDVGETEFCIGFDTSIEIVTEAIDRLHTTACSHHRVLVVEVMGRHAGWVAVYGGMAGGADYIAIPEQPVNVGDIVANLKRRYELGKCFSVIVVAEGAEIEGMQEVEERDAFGHVVLAKRAVGQALAEQLEAATGFETRAVQLGHLQRGGTPSAFDRVLGLRLGVRAADMVKEGKFGYMPAFQCSQIVDVPLEQALRANRTVDLDLYEVAKVFF, from the coding sequence AATCCTGCCATCAGAGGCGTCGCCCGGCGCTGTCTCCAGCATGGCTACCAGGTCACGGGCATCCTCGACGGATGGCGCGGCCTCATCGAGGCCGACGTGGTCCCCCTGGACCAGAACCGGATCTCGGGGATCCTGCACGTCGGTGGGACTATCCTCGGTTCCTCCCGCACCAACCCGTTCAAGAAGGAAGCGGACCTGAAAGCCGCCTTGGAGAACGTGCCCAAGCTGGGGCTGGATGCCATCGTCGCCATCGGTGGCGACGACACCCTGGGCGTCGCTCTCAAGCTCTACCGGGAGCACAATGTCCCCTGTGTGGGAATCCCCAAGACCATGGACAACGATGTAGGGGAGACGGAGTTCTGCATCGGGTTCGACACCAGTATCGAGATCGTCACTGAGGCCATAGACCGGCTTCATACCACTGCCTGCTCCCACCATCGAGTCCTGGTAGTGGAAGTGATGGGCCGGCACGCAGGTTGGGTAGCCGTTTATGGGGGCATGGCCGGCGGTGCCGATTACATCGCCATCCCGGAGCAGCCCGTGAACGTGGGCGACATCGTCGCCAACCTCAAGCGCCGCTACGAGCTAGGGAAGTGCTTCTCCGTCATCGTGGTGGCTGAGGGAGCCGAGATCGAAGGGATGCAGGAAGTGGAGGAGCGGGATGCCTTCGGCCACGTGGTTCTGGCCAAGAGGGCTGTAGGTCAGGCTCTGGCCGAGCAGTTGGAAGCGGCCACCGGCTTTGAGACCCGCGCCGTCCAGCTCGGGCACCTGCAGCGGGGCGGCACGCCCTCCGCCTTCGACCGGGTGCTGGGCCTGCGACTAGGAGTCCGAGCCGCCGACATGGTCAAGGAAGGCAAGTTCGGTTACATGCCCGCCTTCCAGTGCTCCCAGATCGTGGATGTGCCCCTGGAGCAAGCCCTCCGAGCGAACCGCACCGTGGACCTAGACCTGTACGAGGTAGCCAAGGTCTTCTTCTAG
- a CDS encoding DUF192 domain-containing protein yields the protein MKLVRVINESRGVVLAEKAGLADNAWTRLRGLIGRPPLAAGEGLIIKPSTGIHTFFMSYPIDAVYVSGEGVALHCLENVRPYRFAPISRQCRMVVELPAGTVKRTRTVVGDRIMVE from the coding sequence GTGAAGCTAGTACGGGTCATCAACGAGAGTCGGGGCGTTGTACTGGCGGAGAAGGCCGGCCTGGCCGACAACGCCTGGACGCGCCTGCGCGGGCTGATCGGCAGACCGCCCCTGGCAGCAGGCGAGGGCCTCATCATCAAGCCCTCCACCGGCATCCATACGTTCTTCATGTCCTATCCCATTGACGCTGTGTACGTCAGCGGGGAGGGTGTGGCCCTACACTGCCTGGAGAACGTGCGTCCCTACCGGTTCGCTCCCATCAGCAGGCAGTGTCGGATGGTGGTGGAGTTGCCGGCGGGAACGGTGAAGCGGACCAGGACGGTGGTCGGGGACAGGATCATGGTCGAGTAG
- a CDS encoding LysM peptidoglycan-binding domain-containing protein, with the protein MCHHRLLPLLKPSSWLALILTLALLAGCGLPVPPDFEPTRSRIITPDRRATSTPTARPKPTDTPAPASIQHVVQRGDTLTRISRMYGVPVQEIQRANGIGDPNLIHIGQRLVIPLPEGLPPGTALALAYTPTPSPSATATQTPTWTPTATDTPSPTPSPTATASATATPTETATATETATATATPTETPSPTDTPTATAEATPGPPTDTPAPPAPATSTPLPSATPTATAEPTRVCEEEAARLLEGAEVAYLASGARILVPAGWRADEVTGVAGPLPYLSDERASAMIYLVSRTAGTDVGTSLDLLLTLSGVERANLILRRVEGDTGVAVWDQMTGDTHHVLVGYVVPGHTGVLATTSAFCPSASAYTEAEAEEFVRLLTRVVNSYVEAK; encoded by the coding sequence GTGTGCCACCACAGGCTGCTCCCCTTGCTGAAGCCCTCAAGCTGGCTGGCTCTCATTCTGACGCTGGCGCTCCTGGCGGGGTGTGGCTTGCCAGTCCCGCCCGACTTTGAACCCACCCGCAGCCGGATCATCACCCCTGACAGGCGGGCCACGTCTACCCCAACCGCGCGGCCGAAGCCCACCGACACCCCGGCTCCGGCCTCCATCCAGCACGTGGTCCAACGAGGGGATACCCTGACGCGCATCTCCCGAATGTACGGGGTGCCGGTGCAGGAGATTCAGCGCGCCAATGGGATCGGCGACCCGAACCTGATTCACATAGGCCAGCGGCTGGTGATCCCGCTCCCCGAGGGACTGCCGCCGGGCACGGCCCTGGCTCTGGCCTATACCCCGACCCCATCGCCCAGCGCCACGGCCACTCAGACTCCCACCTGGACGCCGACGGCGACGGACACTCCCAGCCCCACGCCCTCACCCACTGCCACGGCCTCCGCGACTGCGACTCCCACCGAAACGGCCACCGCCACCGAGACCGCTACCGCCACGGCGACACCGACAGAGACGCCCAGCCCCACCGACACCCCGACGGCAACTGCCGAGGCGACCCCGGGGCCGCCGACTGACACTCCGGCACCCCCGGCGCCGGCGACGTCCACGCCGCTCCCGTCAGCAACTCCCACGGCGACGGCGGAGCCGACGAGGGTCTGTGAGGAGGAGGCAGCTCGGCTGCTCGAGGGGGCTGAGGTGGCATACCTGGCCTCGGGGGCGCGCATCCTGGTGCCCGCAGGGTGGAGGGCCGACGAGGTGACTGGTGTCGCCGGACCGCTGCCGTACCTGTCGGACGAGCGTGCGTCGGCCATGATCTACCTGGTGAGCCGGACGGCCGGCACCGACGTCGGGACGAGCCTGGACCTGCTGCTGACACTGTCGGGGGTAGAGCGGGCGAACCTGATCCTGCGCCGGGTGGAAGGCGATACCGGCGTGGCGGTCTGGGATCAGATGACCGGAGACACTCATCACGTGCTAGTGGGGTACGTGGTGCCCGGTCACACGGGGGTGCTGGCCACGACCAGTGCCTTCTGCCCCAGCGCCTCGGCCTACACCGAGGCGGAGGCAGAGGAGTTCGTCCGACTGCTGACGCGGGTAGTGAACTCGTACGTAGAAGCGAAGTAG